The sequence CATATCCTCAACAAGGAATTGCCCAACCTTTCCTgggacatatttattttttaaaagtcaaaatgattttcatattcttttacaTATCTTATGATTTTACATAAATGCATTTATGTTACAAGATTTAGAAAAATAGTACAATCAACctgtctttttaaatttgcttttcttttgcccCGTTCATGTTAACTCTTGTTATATTGTATTCTATtgttatattctattatatattctCTCCTTCTAGACGTACACACAGGTATATATACAAACATGGGTGCttgtttattctattttcaaAAGGTGGGATATTTTTTATACTTCTGTTGCTTGCTTTTCATATTCAACAGATATACATGGAAATCACACAAAGTTAGGAATATATTGCCTCTTTGTTACTTTTCATAGCTGCATAGTAGTCAAtaaaccttattttttttaattccagccTGTCCCCTGTGGGCATTCACATATCTTACAGATTTATGTCTTACAAAAGGTACCATAATAAACATCTTTGaaatcttcttttttatttttatttttcactttttttaaagagatggggtctcactatgttcaccaggctggtctctaactcctggcctcaagtgatcctcccatctcggcctcccaaagtgctggggttacaggcatgagccaccagacccagaCCTGCACATATGTTCTTACTTCCTGGTGCTTCTCTCTCGAGGGAATGCTGGGTCGAAGAGGATGtgcatttttaattataatagacATTGCTAGATTGCTTTCCAAATAGAAGATAACACTCATTTCTGCCATTGAGCATGGTGCCTCCCTTTTCATCACTTTCTACCACTTTTATATGTTACAGCCTTAAAAAAATATCTTGTCAGTCTGCTTGGTATTTCCCTGAGGCTGGTGAATttgaccattaaaaaaaatgtttgttggcAATTTGGCTTTGCTTTTCTGTGAAATGACTATTCACATTCTTTGGCTGTTTCTTTATTGggttacttatatattttttcttgtcagTTCCTAAGGGGCCTTAGTTTATTGTAGTTATTAAACCTTTTCCTGTTGTATgtgttataaacattttttgcACACTTGTTGTTTGTTCTAAGCCGTTGTTTATGGGGATATTTTGCCCATTCCTGATTGGAGAAATGGGGCTTTAGGAAGTTATTTAACTGATCTCTGCCCTAGTTTCTTCATGTGTTAAATATGGATAGTAATAGTATCTACCTTATGAAGTGACTGTGAAGATAAAATTATGGATTCTGTTTAAGGGTTTAGGCCAGTGTCTGGCACAGGGGAAGCATTCTAAAAATATAGCTGATGCTGTTAAACAAtgactgttgttgttgttttactgttattatccccaaaGCGGCCCATTCTGTCTGTTGCTGTCAGCTATGACTCAGTCCCCTGATTAACTTACGCACCACCCATTTTATCCCCTGCAGAGatgctgcccccacccccttAGGCCCGAGGGATCAGGAGCTATGGGACCAGAGGCCCTGTCATCTTTACTGCTGCTGCTCTTGGTGGCAAGTGGAGATGCTGACATGAAGGGACATTTTGATCCTGGTGAGGAGACTGAATCATGGGTCCCTGAGGGCCAGGGCTTGGGAGGTAGAGAGTTGGGGGCCTTGACCTGTTACATGCCTGCTTTTTACTCAGCCAAGTGCCGCTATGCCCTGGGCATGCAGGACCGGACCATCCCAGACAGTGACATCTCTGCTTCCAGCTCCTGGTCAGATTCCACTGCCGCCCGCCACAGCAGGTACTTGGCACACCTGGCACACTTGTAGCTGCCCCGAGAGGAGCTCCTGGGACCTCTACTTCCCCTCCAACCCCTCTGCCCATGCCAGTGAAACCCCTGCAGGCTGAGGGGGCAAATGAAGTGGGGTTTAAATACTGGAGATGGAGGCAGACCTGGGGCCAGATGTTCTCTGTGCCCCTCTTCACCctcaggttggagagcagtgacGGGGATGGGGCCTGGTGCCCCGCAGGGTCGGTGTTTCCCAAGGAGGAGGAGTACTTGCAGGTGGATCTACAACGACTGCACCTGGTGGCTCTGGTGGGCACCCAGGGACGGCATGCCGGGGGCCTGGGCAAGGAGTTCTCCCGGAGCTACCGGCTGCGTTACTCCCGGGATGGTCGCCGCTGGATGGGCTGGAAGGACCGCTGGGGTCAGGAGGTGAGACTGGCAGGGGCAGCACCCAGAGGAGGTTGGCTCTCCTCACTTCCAGCTGTACTTTAAACACCACCTATACGCTGACGACTCTCCAGTTTATATCATCTCCAGACTAAGCCTCTCAGCTGAGCTCCAAACAATATTGTAAACCTGGCCACCTTTTGGATTTCTCCActtagatgtctttttttttttttctaatagatggggtcttgctgtgttgcccaggctggtcttgaactcctgggctcagtgatcctcccaccttagcctcccaaagtgctgggattacaagcactgTAGCCAGCCACCTAGATGtctaataggcatctcaaacGTACGTTTAACTTCCCAAGCTGAATTTGATTCCCATTCCCAGCCTAAACCTGCTCCTCCCCTGGCATTCTCCAGCTCAGGAAGTGGTATCACCATTGCCTGGTTGCCTAGGCTATAAGTTAAGATGATATCcttgattcctttttttctctcacctCCTTCCAAAGCATCAGCAGCCCCGTCTGTTCTACCTCCATAGTGTTCCTGAGTCCAGTCACTCCTCACCACTCCACCTCTACTGCCCTAGGCCACCTGCCCGCCATCTCCAGCTTAGATGAGTGCAGTAGATGCCAAACGCgtctccctgcttctgccctTTTCTGCCTGGAGTCAAATCTCCACCTGGGGGGGCGGCATCCAGTGGACCTTAGAGCATGTAAATCAGATACGTCACACCTAGCTGACACCCCCATGCTGGCTTTCCACTCTGCCAGAACAAAAGCTGAGTCCCTAGCTGGTGCAGGATGCTCAGCCTGACCTGGCTCCTGCCTGCATCACTTGTTTCTTGGCGCCTCCTTGGCCACGCTGCCTTTCTTCTTGTTGCTGGAACAAGCCAGGGCTCGTTCCCACAGCTTCTGGACATTTTCTCTGTGCCTGCAAAGCTCCTCCCCTAAATAACCACAGGCTCTCCCTCACTCCATTCAGTTCTCTGCCAGGTGTCACCTCCTTAGAGAGCCTTTTCTGGCCACCCACCTCACTGCTCTGTCCATACTTCCTGCCTCTTGTTCTTCGCAGCTGTTTTCCCTGCTGGGATCTCAGTCCTACAAGGGTGGGGAGTGACGTTCACCACTGAGAACGCGCCTGGCACAGAGCGGGCACTCAGCCAACTTCTGCTGAATGAACAGAGGGAATGGGCTGAAATgaaggggaagctgaggcaggggtgCAGGGCTGTGAGGATTGGGGAGAATCTGGGCACAATGGGATGATAGGCTTGGAGACAAATGGATGGAGCCAGGCAAGGAGAAGAGGGCAGCTGAGCCTGAAGTCTGAGGATGGAACATCAGAGCTGCGACAGAGCCAGAGGTCTCAGCTGCAGATCTTCATTTCACCCATGCCTGGCTGCGCCCCACAGTGCTGTGTGCTCGGTGCCACCCCTCATGGGTCTCTAAGTGGCCACTGTGGGCTGGGCCAGGGAGCAGCTGGTGGGTGGGAAGTAAGATCTGACCTGGACTCCATCCCACCCACCCCCTGTTTCCTGGCCCACAGGTGATCTCAGGCAATGAGGACCCTGAGGGAGTGGTGCTGAAGGACCTTGGGCCCCCCATGGTTGCCCGACTGGTTCGCTTCTACCCCCGGGCTGACCGGGTCATGAGCGTCTGTCTGCGGGTAGAGCTCTATGGCTGCCTCTGGAGGGGTGAGTGGCTCAGCTTCCTGGGAATCTGTTTCCTGAGCAGGGGACTGGAGGGTGGGGAGTGTGGAGAATGGGCATCCAGGATCCCTTCTCCTGCTGGGAAGCTGTCACTCTGAGGAGGGGGCTAGCCAGCATTGTCTCCTCCATGCCAATGAGCCAGTGGAGAGATACAAGAAGGGACCTGAAACCTGCCCAGGCCTGATGCAGGGATGGGGGATGGAGCCTTAGTGCCTCTGACCCCCATCCTCTCACCCTGCCCCAGATGGACTCCTGTCTTACACCGCCCCTGTGGGGCAGACAATGTATTTATCTGAGGCCGTGTACCTCAACGACTCCACCTATGACGGACATACCGTGGGCGGGTAAGAAAGGCCCCTGCAGGATATGGAgtttggggtgggagggaggactgtgtgtgtgtgtgtgtgtgtgtgtgagagtgtgtgtgtgtaggggggctGGTAAGTAGGGTGGGGAGTGAGATGGAAGAGCTGAGAAGAGGGATGGGTTAGGTGGGGCCTCAAAGGGTAGCACTAGGGTGACCACTAGCCCGTATGACACTGTATGAAAAAGGCACCCCTTTGCTAACACACATTGTTGGAAattgctgcaataaatatacacatcATAGATTGAAATGGTGCCCCTTAGAGGTGGTGCCTTTGTGCTGGATGTGACCTGCAAGGTACCTGTAgtgctggggtggggtggagagaggagaagggCCAGCTGCATGAGTGTGAGGTGGGATGGGAATGGGACTAGTGGATGGGAGCCAGGCTGGCCATGCCACTGTGCCGGAGGGTGGCGGAgcagaatgcctggatgtcaagACCCTCTTCCCTTCCAACCTCCTCTTCCTTGGTCCCCTCTTCTCCAGACTGCAGTATGGGGGTCTGGGCCAGCTGGCAGATGGTGTGGTGGGGCTGGATGACTTTAGGAAGAGTCAGGAGCTGCGGGTCTGGCCAGGCTATGACTATGTGGGATGGAGCAACCACAGCTTCTCCAGTGGCTATGTGGAGATGGAGTTTGAGTTTGACCGGCTGAGGGCCTTCCAGGCTATGCAGGTGAGTGAGTCCGGCTCTCGAGGAGGGCTCTGAAGCCATGCAGGGTGCCGTTGGGGTGCCCCCACCACTCCTAGCCTTGACCCTGtgccctcttcccttccccccaGGTCCACTGTAACAACATGCACACGCTGGGAGCCCGTCTGCCTGGCGGGGTGGAATGTCGCTTCCGGCGTGGCCCTGCCATGGCCTGGGAGGGGGAGCCCATGCGCCACAACCTAGGGGGCAACCTGGGGGACCCCAGAGCCCGGGCTGTCTCAGTGCCCCTTGGCGGCCGTGTGGCTCGCTTTCTGCAGTGCCGCTTCCTCTTTGCGGGGCCCTGGTTACTCTTCAGCGAAATCTCCTTCATCTCTGGTAAGCCCTGGAGTAGCCCAGTCTCCAGTCCCTGAAATTGACAACTGATTTCATTCCTAACCCTGCAGTGTCCCTAAAATACTCATTCCTTGCATTATATCTACCCATCACCCACCGAAACTTCTCAATTAGGGGTGCCCCAAATAACTTGAGCCCCTTTCTGCCTCTTGTTCTCTGCGTATCCATCTTTCCTTTGTAAGCCCCTTGCCCGTGACTATTATTGAGCCAGTATGACAGTACTGgttgttaaaatattgaaatacttcTGTATTAGTTGAGAAATAGCCTCTTCTCTAAGCCTCCAGATACCTGTCCTCCACCTCCCCACAATCCAGCAACTATAGGGTTAACACCCACCACAGCTGGGTGTTCCAGGACCctgctcccccagcccccactggTCAGTGGTTGCCTATTGAGAATCACCCATGCTTCTGCTCCTTTGCACAACAGtccactgcctctgcctcccttggGTCTCCTCCTCATTtacctccctcctttctttttgttccttctcCCCAGATGTGGTGAACAATTCCTCTCCGGCACTGGGAGGCACCTTCCCGCCAGCCCCCTGGTGGCCGCCTGGCCCACCTCCCACCAACTTCAGCAGCTTGGGTGAGCAATCTTGGGTGGGCGTGTGGACCCTCTGCACCCTTCTCCCTGGGCCTCCCCCTCGGCTAGGGTGGGACCCTCCTGTGGTGCTGACCCTGCTGCCTCCACCAGAGCTGGAGCCCAGAGGCCAGCAGCCCGTGGCCAAGGCCGAGGGGAGCCCGACCGCCATCCTCATCGGCTGCCTGGTGGCCATCATCCTGCTCCTGCTGCTCATCATTGCCCTCATGCTCTGGCGGCTGCACTGGCGCAGGCTCCTCAGCAAGGTGGGCACAGCCGTGGCATGTGGAGTGGCGGGGGGAGGCCAGGCCCCAGCACGAGCCAGCGTCCAGTGGGACCTGCAGGGCACAGCCCACTAGCATCCCAAGAGGAGGGCTTAGTAAAGAGACCACTTACACCATGTCAAAGAGGGTATGGGGCTCACAGGGAGGGCTGCTCCCCAGCTCTGGGTCTGCTCAGCGGAGAGGAGCAAATACCACGACCCAGAGGAGAGAGCCTGTGGAGAGGGCACCTTGACAGGGGCAGTAGACTTTGGTCCTGGGATGCAGCTGGCCCGTATCTACCCCTCAGGGAGGGCCTGGGAGAATAGATGCCCTGACCTCACTTTCTGCCCCAAACTCCTGCTGGGCTCCTCTCTGGCTAACCCAAACCAGGCCTGTTGGTGCAGTGTACACTGGTCAGCCTTGGGGCAGAAGCAGGGTAGAGACAGGCAGAGAGTGGGGTTGGAGGGGCAAAGGGAAGACGTCTGGCACACCCCAAGCCACGTCTTccggctggagtccagtggcagtAATATACATTAAGGTTGATgactggacacggtggctcatgcctgtaatcctagcactttgggaggccgaggcgggaggatcacctgaggtcaagagttcgagaccagcctgaccaacatggtgaaatcccatctctactaagaatacaaaattagccaggcatggtggctgatgcctgtaatcccagctactcaggaggctgaggcatgaatctcttgaacctgggaggcgaaggttgcagtgagctgagatcatgccatttcacttcagcctgggcgacaagagcaaaattccatctcaaaaaaacaaacaaacaaaaaaaaaacggttGATAGTTATGGACTGGGCAGATGAGGGTTAGAATCTCATTGTGGGACAGGGAAGTTACCTCCATGCTCTTGAGCTTCACTTTCTCTGCCTGTAAGATGGTGCTGATAGTATCCACAGCTGTAGGGCTCTTGTGAGGGCTGAGGGAGGGAACGCAGGGATGGACACAGCAGAGGGCCAGGCCGTGTGTGCTGAGCAACACGGGTGATGCCTCCCATCCCTATGACAAGGCTGAACGGAGGGTGTTGGAAGAGGAGCTGACGGTTCACCTCTCTGTCCCTGGGGACACTATCCTCATCAACAACCGCCCAGGTCCTAGAGAGCCACCCCCGTACCAGGAGCCCCGGCCTCGTGGGAATCCGCCCCACTCCGCTCCCTGTGTCCCCAATGGCTCTGGTAAGACCTGCCTTGTTCCAGTCGCACCTCTGTCCTCTCTGCTGTTTTCTTATTGTATCCCTttcccattctctttttttcctgtcttccccAGTTTccacttgttttcttctttctgtgccCCTGGTTACTGTCTATATCACTCTTTGTCCCTACCATGTAGTCTCTCTCAAGAGTTCCCCATGTATTACCCATAGTCCCCCGTGGTGCTATCTTGTCTGTGTCCCACAGACATCTCTCTATCTTTGTTGTACCCTCTCATTGTGTCTCCCTGGCCCCTTTGCTTTGTATTAGACTCACCATGTTTGTTCCTTCATCTATCCTCCATcacccatccttccatccataGT is a genomic window of Homo sapiens chromosome 6 genomic scaffold, GRCh38.p14 alternate locus group ALT_REF_LOCI_4 HSCHR6_MHC_MANN_CTG1 containing:
- the DDR1 gene encoding epithelial discoidin domain-containing receptor 1 isoform X2, translated to MSLPRCCPHPLRPEGSGAMGPEALSSLLLLLLVASGDADMKGHFDPAKCRYALGMQDRTIPDSDISASSSWSDSTAARHSRLESSDGDGAWCPAGSVFPKEEEYLQVDLQRLHLVALVGTQGRHAGGLGKEFSRSYRLRYSRDGRRWMGWKDRWGQEVISGNEDPEGVVLKDLGPPMVARLVRFYPRADRVMSVCLRVELYGCLWRDGLLSYTAPVGQTMYLSEAVYLNDSTYDGHTVGGLQYGGLGQLADGVVGLDDFRKSQELRVWPGYDYVGWSNHSFSSGYVEMEFEFDRLRAFQAMQVHCNNMHTLGARLPGGVECRFRRGPAMAWEGEPMRHNLGGNLGDPRARAVSVPLGGRVARFLQCRFLFAGPWLLFSEISFISDVVNNSSPALGGTFPPAPWWPPGPPPTNFSSLELEPRGQQPVAKAEGSPTAILIGCLVAIILLLLLIIALMLWRLHWRRLLSKAERRVLEEELTVHLSVPGDTILINNRPGPREPPPYQEPRPRGNPPHSAPCVPNGSALLLSNPAYRLLLATYARPPRGPGPPTPAWAKPTNTQAYSGDYMEPEKPGAPLLPPPPQNSVPHYAEADIVTLQGVTGGNTYAVPALPPGAVGDGPPRVDFPRSRLRFKEKLGEGQFGEVHLCEVDSPQDLVSLDFPLNVRKGHPLLVAVKILRPDATKNARNDFLKEVKIMSRLKDPNIIRLLGVCVQDDPLCMITDYMENGDLNQFLSAHQLEDKAAEGAPGDGQAAQGPTISYPMLLHVAAQIASGMRYLATLNFVHRDLATRNCLVGENFTIKIADFGMSRNLYAGDYYRVQGRAVLPIRWMAWECILMGKFTTASDVWAFGVTLWEVLMLCRAQPFGQLTDEQVIENAGEFFRDQGRQVYLSRPPACPQGLYELMLRCWSRESEQRPPFSQLHRFLAEDALNTV
- the DDR1 gene encoding epithelial discoidin domain-containing receptor 1 isoform X5, translating into MGPEALSSLLLLLLVASGDADMKGHFDPAKCRYALGMQDRTIPDSDISASSSWSDSTAARHSRLESSDGDGAWCPAGSVFPKEEEYLQVDLQRLHLVALVGTQGRHAGGLGKEFSRSYRLRYSRDGRRWMGWKDRWGQEVISGNEDPEGVVLKDLGPPMVARLVRFYPRADRVMSVCLRVELYGCLWRDGLLSYTAPVGQTMYLSEAVYLNDSTYDGHTVGGLQYGGLGQLADGVVGLDDFRKSQELRVWPGYDYVGWSNHSFSSGYVEMEFEFDRLRAFQAMQVHCNNMHTLGARLPGGVECRFRRGPAMAWEGEPMRHNLGGNLGDPRARAVSVPLGGRVARFLQCRFLFAGPWLLFSEISFISDVVNNSSPALGGTFPPAPWWPPGPPPTNFSSLELEPRGQQPVAKAEGSPTAILIGCLVAIILLLLLIIALMLWRLHWRRLLSKAERRVLEEELTVHLSVPGDTILINNRPGPREPPPYQEPRPRGNPPHSAPCVPNGSALLLSNPAYRLLLATYARPPRGPGPPTPAWAKPTNTQAYSGDYMEPEKPGAPLLPPPPQNSVPHYAEADIVTLQGVTGGNTYAVPALPPGAVGDGPPRVDFPRSRLRFKEKLGEGQFGEVHLCEVDSPQDLVSLDFPLNVRKGHPLLVAVKILRPDATKNASFSLFSRNDFLKEVKIMSRLKDPNIIRLLGVCVQDDPLCMITDYMENGDLNQFLSAHQLEDKAAEGAPGDGQAAQGPTISYPMLLHVAAQIASGMRYLATLNFVHRDLATRNCLVGENFTIKIADFGMSRNLYAGDYYRVQGRAVLPIRWMAWECILMGKFTTASDVWAFGVTLWEVLMLCRAQPFGQLTDEQVIENAGEFFRDQGRQVYLSRPPACPQGLYELMLRCWSRESEQRPPFSQLHRFLAEDALNTV
- the DDR1 gene encoding epithelial discoidin domain-containing receptor 1 isoform 6 precursor (isoform 6 precursor is encoded by transcript variant 37) → MSLPRCCPHPLRPEGSGAMGPEALSSLLLLLLVASGDADMKGHFDPAKCRYALGMQDRTIPDSDISASSSWSDSTAARHSRLESSDGDGAWCPAGSVFPKEEEYLQVDLQRLHLVALVGTQGRHAGGLGKEFSRSYRLRYSRDGRRWMGWKDRWGQEVISGNEDPEGVVLKDLGPPMVARLVRFYPRADRVMSVCLRVELYGCLWRDGLLSYTAPVGQTMYLSEAVYLNDSTYDGHTVGGLQYGGLGQLADGVVGLDDFRKSQELRVWPGYDYVGWSNHSFSSGYVEMEFEFDRLRAFQAMQVHCNNMHTLGARLPGGVECRFRRGPAMAWEGEPMRHNLGGNLGDPRARAVSVPLGGRVARFLQCRFLFAGPWLLFSEISFISDVVNNSSPALGGTFPPAPWWPPGPPPTNFSSLELEPRGQQPVAKAEGSPTAILIGCLVAIILLLLLIIALMLWRLHWRRLLSKAERRVLEEELTVHLSVPGDTILINNRPGPREPPPYQEPRPRGNPPHSAPCVPNGSAYSGDYMEPEKPGAPLLPPPPQNSVPHYAEADIVTLQGVTGGNTYAVPALPPGAVGDGPPRVDFPRSRLRFKEKLGEGQFGEVHLCEVDSPQDLVSLDFPLNVRKGHPLLVAVKILRPDATKNARNDFLKEVKIMSRLKDPNIIRLLGVCVQDDPLCMITDYMENGDLNQFLSAHQLEDKAAEGAPGDGQAAQGPTISYPMLLHVAAQIASGMRYLATLNFVHRDLATRNCLVGENFTIKIADFGMSRNLYAGDYYRVQGRAVLPIRWMAWECILMGKFTTASDVWAFGVTLWEVLMLCRAQPFGQLTDEQVIENAGEFFRDQGRQVYLSRPPACPQGLYELMLRCWSRESEQRPPFSQLHRFLAEDALNTV
- the DDR1 gene encoding epithelial discoidin domain-containing receptor 1 isoform 1 precursor (isoform 1 precursor is encoded by transcript variant 32); this encodes MGPEALSSLLLLLLVASGDADMKGHFDPAKCRYALGMQDRTIPDSDISASSSWSDSTAARHSRLESSDGDGAWCPAGSVFPKEEEYLQVDLQRLHLVALVGTQGRHAGGLGKEFSRSYRLRYSRDGRRWMGWKDRWGQEVISGNEDPEGVVLKDLGPPMVARLVRFYPRADRVMSVCLRVELYGCLWRDGLLSYTAPVGQTMYLSEAVYLNDSTYDGHTVGGLQYGGLGQLADGVVGLDDFRKSQELRVWPGYDYVGWSNHSFSSGYVEMEFEFDRLRAFQAMQVHCNNMHTLGARLPGGVECRFRRGPAMAWEGEPMRHNLGGNLGDPRARAVSVPLGGRVARFLQCRFLFAGPWLLFSEISFISDVVNNSSPALGGTFPPAPWWPPGPPPTNFSSLELEPRGQQPVAKAEGSPTAILIGCLVAIILLLLLIIALMLWRLHWRRLLSKAERRVLEEELTVHLSVPGDTILINNRPGPREPPPYQEPRPRGNPPHSAPCVPNGSAYSGDYMEPEKPGAPLLPPPPQNSVPHYAEADIVTLQGVTGGNTYAVPALPPGAVGDGPPRVDFPRSRLRFKEKLGEGQFGEVHLCEVDSPQDLVSLDFPLNVRKGHPLLVAVKILRPDATKNARNDFLKEVKIMSRLKDPNIIRLLGVCVQDDPLCMITDYMENGDLNQFLSAHQLEDKAAEGAPGDGQAAQGPTISYPMLLHVAAQIASGMRYLATLNFVHRDLATRNCLVGENFTIKIADFGMSRNLYAGDYYRVQGRAVLPIRWMAWECILMGKFTTASDVWAFGVTLWEVLMLCRAQPFGQLTDEQVIENAGEFFRDQGRQVYLSRPPACPQGLYELMLRCWSRESEQRPPFSQLHRFLAEDALNTV
- the DDR1 gene encoding epithelial discoidin domain-containing receptor 1 isoform X1, whose translation is MSLPRCCPHPLRPEGSGAMGPEALSSLLLLLLVASGDADMKGHFDPAKCRYALGMQDRTIPDSDISASSSWSDSTAARHSRLESSDGDGAWCPAGSVFPKEEEYLQVDLQRLHLVALVGTQGRHAGGLGKEFSRSYRLRYSRDGRRWMGWKDRWGQEVISGNEDPEGVVLKDLGPPMVARLVRFYPRADRVMSVCLRVELYGCLWRDGLLSYTAPVGQTMYLSEAVYLNDSTYDGHTVGGLQYGGLGQLADGVVGLDDFRKSQELRVWPGYDYVGWSNHSFSSGYVEMEFEFDRLRAFQAMQVHCNNMHTLGARLPGGVECRFRRGPAMAWEGEPMRHNLGGNLGDPRARAVSVPLGGRVARFLQCRFLFAGPWLLFSEISFISDVVNNSSPALGGTFPPAPWWPPGPPPTNFSSLELEPRGQQPVAKAEGSPTAILIGCLVAIILLLLLIIALMLWRLHWRRLLSKAERRVLEEELTVHLSVPGDTILINNRPGPREPPPYQEPRPRGNPPHSAPCVPNGSALLLSNPAYRLLLATYARPPRGPGPPTPAWAKPTNTQAYSGDYMEPEKPGAPLLPPPPQNSVPHYAEADIVTLQGVTGGNTYAVPALPPGAVGDGPPRVDFPRSRLRFKEKLGEGQFGEVHLCEVDSPQDLVSLDFPLNVRKGHPLLVAVKILRPDATKNASFSLFSRNDFLKEVKIMSRLKDPNIIRLLGVCVQDDPLCMITDYMENGDLNQFLSAHQLEDKAAEGAPGDGQAAQGPTISYPMLLHVAAQIASGMRYLATLNFVHRDLATRNCLVGENFTIKIADFGMSRNLYAGDYYRVQGRAVLPIRWMAWECILMGKFTTASDVWAFGVTLWEVLMLCRAQPFGQLTDEQVIENAGEFFRDQGRQVYLSRPPACPQGLYELMLRCWSRESEQRPPFSQLHRFLAEDALNTV
- the DDR1 gene encoding epithelial discoidin domain-containing receptor 1 isoform X4, with protein sequence MSLPRCCPHPLRPEGSGAMGPEALSSLLLLLLVASGDADMKGHFDPAKCRYALGMQDRTIPDSDISASSSWSDSTAARHSRLESSDGDGAWCPAGSVFPKEEEYLQVDLQRLHLVALVGTQGRHAGGLGKEFSRSYRLRYSRDGRRWMGWKDRWGQEVISGNEDPEGVVLKDLGPPMVARLVRFYPRADRVMSVCLRVELYGCLWRDGLLSYTAPVGQTMYLSEAVYLNDSTYDGHTVGGLQYGGLGQLADGVVGLDDFRKSQELRVWPGYDYVGWSNHSFSSGYVEMEFEFDRLRAFQAMQVHCNNMHTLGARLPGGVECRFRRGPAMAWEGEPMRHNLGGNLGDPRARAVSVPLGGRVARFLQCRFLFAGPWLLFSEISFISDVVNNSSPALGGTFPPAPWWPPGPPPTNFSSLELEPRGQQPVAKAEGSPTAILIGCLVAIILLLLLIIALMLWRLHWRRLLSKAERRVLEEELTVHLSVPGDTILINNRPGPREPPPYQEPRPRGNPPHSAPCVPNGSAYSGDYMEPEKPGAPLLPPPPQNSVPHYAEADIVTLQGVTGGNTYAVPALPPGAVGDGPPRVDFPRSRLRFKEKLGEGQFGEVHLCEVDSPQDLVSLDFPLNVRKGHPLLVAVKILRPDATKNASFSLFSRNDFLKEVKIMSRLKDPNIIRLLGVCVQDDPLCMITDYMENGDLNQFLSAHQLEDKAAEGAPGDGQAAQGPTISYPMLLHVAAQIASGMRYLATLNFVHRDLATRNCLVGENFTIKIADFGMSRNLYAGDYYRVQGRAVLPIRWMAWECILMGKFTTASDVWAFGVTLWEVLMLCRAQPFGQLTDEQVIENAGEFFRDQGRQVYLSRPPACPQGLYELMLRCWSRESEQRPPFSQLHRFLAEDALNTV
- the DDR1 gene encoding epithelial discoidin domain-containing receptor 1 isoform 2 precursor (isoform 2 precursor is encoded by transcript variant 11), yielding MGPEALSSLLLLLLVASGDADMKGHFDPAKCRYALGMQDRTIPDSDISASSSWSDSTAARHSRLESSDGDGAWCPAGSVFPKEEEYLQVDLQRLHLVALVGTQGRHAGGLGKEFSRSYRLRYSRDGRRWMGWKDRWGQEVISGNEDPEGVVLKDLGPPMVARLVRFYPRADRVMSVCLRVELYGCLWRDGLLSYTAPVGQTMYLSEAVYLNDSTYDGHTVGGLQYGGLGQLADGVVGLDDFRKSQELRVWPGYDYVGWSNHSFSSGYVEMEFEFDRLRAFQAMQVHCNNMHTLGARLPGGVECRFRRGPAMAWEGEPMRHNLGGNLGDPRARAVSVPLGGRVARFLQCRFLFAGPWLLFSEISFISDVVNNSSPALGGTFPPAPWWPPGPPPTNFSSLELEPRGQQPVAKAEGSPTAILIGCLVAIILLLLLIIALMLWRLHWRRLLSKAERRVLEEELTVHLSVPGDTILINNRPGPREPPPYQEPRPRGNPPHSAPCVPNGSALLLSNPAYRLLLATYARPPRGPGPPTPAWAKPTNTQAYSGDYMEPEKPGAPLLPPPPQNSVPHYAEADIVTLQGVTGGNTYAVPALPPGAVGDGPPRVDFPRSRLRFKEKLGEGQFGEVHLCEVDSPQDLVSLDFPLNVRKGHPLLVAVKILRPDATKNARNDFLKEVKIMSRLKDPNIIRLLGVCVQDDPLCMITDYMENGDLNQFLSAHQLEDKAAEGAPGDGQAAQGPTISYPMLLHVAAQIASGMRYLATLNFVHRDLATRNCLVGENFTIKIADFGMSRNLYAGDYYRVQGRAVLPIRWMAWECILMGKFTTASDVWAFGVTLWEVLMLCRAQPFGQLTDEQVIENAGEFFRDQGRQVYLSRPPACPQGLYELMLRCWSRESEQRPPFSQLHRFLAEDALNTV